The following coding sequences lie in one Takifugu rubripes chromosome 8, fTakRub1.2, whole genome shotgun sequence genomic window:
- the LOC101064854 gene encoding coiled-coil domain-containing protein 149-like isoform X4: MMQFSKRSESDWQGLVSEFLVCKRKLESKKDALLILSKELDTCQQERDQYKLMANQLRERHQGLKKKYRELIDGDPSLPPEKRHQVNLAQLLGNSKEREKKLTEELKELNQRLTEAQGDNKLLRMTITRQRLGDEEVGARHFPAHEREDLVRQLERAGLQLEEAEHNVKAVTDELQDVKAERNVFREKACRLNVELNHVLGNREARVIDVDALCMENRYLHDRFGQLQEEVDLLKSNILKYKTALERRKNSGKPHAALSGVLSAKQVQETLLVERGCSLPATPQSISDLKSLATALLETIHEKNLVIQHQRHTNRILGNRVADLEKKLKTLEVSGLWSLPGTPDSITDGATDGLPPELRPTPVTLRPNVAPVAPPPAGDRSSHDSWWGSGAAGSDPGTDGVSGGDAPVLLGPLAGAETDGTGGRATGAVTLTEEPSVPELGEGRSPVEEAGHEEEGAEDEELGSAVEEGEEAAVALGALSAGAGFPWLPGKHGGPDEGGNADPERTDAAMSTERPGTREVDAHRR; encoded by the exons ATGATGCAGTTTTCCAAGCGGAGCGAGAGCGACTGGCAGGGGCTCGTCAGCGAG TTCCTGGTGTGTAAACGGAAGCTGGAGAGCAAGAAGGACGCGCTGCTCATCCTGTCCAAGGAGCTGGACACCTGCCAGCAGGAGCGGGACCAGTACAAGCTGATGGCCAACCAGCTGAGAGAGCGCCACCAGGGGCTGAAGAAGAAGTACCGGGAGCTGATC GACGGCGACCCGTCGCTGCCTCCGGAGAAACGCCACCAG gtgaaCCTGGCGCAGCTCCTCGGGAATTCCAAAGAGCGAGAGAAGAAGCTGacggaggagctgaaggagctgaaccAGAGGCTGACGGAGGCGCAGGGGGACAACAAG CTCCTCAGGATGACCATCACCCGTCAGAGGCTGGGGGACGAGGAGGTGGGGGCGCGCCACTTCCCCGCGCACGAGCGGGAAGACCTGGTTCGCCAGCTGGAGAGGGCGGGGCTTCAG ctggaggaggcggagcacAACGTGAAGGCGGTGACGGACGAGCTGCAGGACGTGAAGGCGGAGCGCAACGTCTTCCGAGAGAAGGCGTGCCGGCTCAACGTGGAGCTCAACCACGTGCTGGGGAACCGCGAGGCCCGCGTCATCGACGTGGACGCCCTGTGCATGGAGAACAG GTATTTACACGACCGTTTCGGGCAACTCCAAGAGGAGGTGGACCTGCTGAAGTCCAACATCCTGAAGTACAAG ACGgctctggagaggaggaagaactcTGGGAAACCACACGCTGCCCTCAGCGGCGTCCTGTCTGCCAAACAAG tccAGGAGACGCTCCTGGTGGAGCGGGGCTGCAGCCTGCCGGCCACGCCTCAGTCCATCTCCGACCTGAAGTCTCTGGCCACGGCTCTGCTGGAGACCATCCATGAGAAGAACCTGGTCATCCAGCACCAGCGGCACACCAACAG GATCCTGGGAAACCGAGTGGCGgacctggagaagaagctgaagacgCTGGAGGTGTCGGGACTGTGGAGTCTTCCAG GGACGCCTGACAGCATCACTGACGGCGCCACTGACGGCCTCCCGCCGGAGCTCCGCCCAACACCTGTCACGCTCCGCCCCAACGTGGCGCCCGTGGCGCCGCCACCCGCAG GTGACAGAAGCTCCCATGATTCATGGTGGGGAAGCGGCGCCGCTGGCAGCGACCCCGGCACAGATGGCGTCAGCGGGGGGGACGCACCTGTGCTGCTCGGGCCTCTGGCAGGGGCGGAGACGGATGGAACCGGCGGGAGAGCCACCGGAGCCGTGACCCTGACGGAAGAACCGTCCGTCCCGGAACTGGGAGAGGGGCGGAGTCCCGTGGAGGAGGCGGGGCACGAGGAGGAAGGCGCCGAGGACGAGGAGCTGGGTTCCGCcgtggaggaaggagaggaggcggCCGTGGCGCTGGGCGCCCTCTCCGCTGGCGCCGGCTTCCCGTGGCTCCCAGGCAAACACGGCGGTCCAGACGAGGGTGGGAACGCCGACCCCGAACGTACAGACGCAGCCATGTCCACGGAGCGGCCGGGTACCAGGGAGGTCGACGCCCACCGCCGATAG
- the lgi2a gene encoding leucine-rich repeat LGI family member 2 precursor (The RefSeq protein has 1 non-frameshifting indel compared to this genomic sequence) — MVAAVNLWLLVSLSLLVQPGHLQKPFRCARSCSCSKESIICVGISSVPRSPPGDIGSLSIVNGTFSEVKEAMFAHMPSLQLLLLNSNSLTAVRDDAFSGLPHLEYLFIESNKIETVSRFAFRGLRDLTHLSLANNNIKFLPRDLFSDLDSLIELDLRGNAFECDCRAKWLMTWLKSTNATVSSVACAGPEDMKGKSLNDQSSLHDDCISTDFVVHQTIASESLSIDTFDYKDDVYVTIGAPSADSCMVYQWDHIEMNFRTYDNITGQSVVSCKPVVIVDQVFVIVAQLFGGSYIYKFDEDQSKFSKFQDIEVTKISKPNDVEAFQIGSDWFFVIADSSKAGLSTLYKWNNKGFYSYQSLHEWYRDTDVEYLDLDGKAHLILSSRSQVPVIYQWSRSNQKFVLQGEIPNMDVVAVKHFRIKGDLYLAMTRYIGDSKVLYWGPKQFAEIQALPSRGSMVLQPFSFKERHYLALGSDYTFSQILLWDGDRKVFDRFKEVYIQAPRSFTVISTDRRDFIFTSSFKGNTQIFEHVLIDLSL; from the exons ATGGTGGCGGCCGTCAACCTCTGGCTCCTGgtgtccctgtccctgctggtCCAGCCCGGACATCTGCAGAAGCCGTTCCGCTGCGCCAGATCATGCAGCTGCTCCAAGGAGTCCATCATCTGCGTCGGCATCTCCAGCGTCCCGAGGAGCCCCCCCGGCGACATCGGCTCACT GAGCATCGTCAACGGGACCTTCTCGGAGGTCAAAGAGGCCATGTTTGCGCACATGCCGTCGCTCCAGCTGCT GCTCCTGAATTCCAACTCTCTCACAGCTGTGAGGGACGACGCCTTCTCAGGTCTTCCACATCTGGAGTACCT GTTCATTGAAAGCAACAAGATCGAGACAGTGTCCAGATTTGCCTTCAGAGGACTCAGGGACCTGACTCACCT gtCGTTAGCAAATAACAACATCAAGTTCCTGCCCAGGGACCTTTTCTCCGACCTGGACTCGCTCATAGAACT GGACCTGCGGGGAAACGCCTTCGAGTGCGACTGCCGTGCCAAGTGGTTGATGACGTGGCTGAAGAGCACCAACGCCACGGTGTCCAGCGTGGCGTGTGCCGGGCCGGAGGACATGAAGGGCAAGAGCCTCAACGACCAGAGCAGCCTGCACGACGACTGCATCtccacag ATTTTGTTGTCCACCAGACCATCGCGTCGGAGTCCCTCTCCATCGACACCTTCGACTATAAGGACGACGTCTACGTCACCATCGGCGCTCCCAGTGCAGACAGCTGTATGGTGTACCAGTGGGACCACATCGAGATGAACTTCAGGACCTACGATAACATCACAG GTCAGTCCGTGGTGAGCTGCAAGCCGGTTGTGATCGTGGACCAGGTCTTCGTCATTGTGGCCCAGCTGTTCGGAGGCTCTTACATCTACAAGTTTGACGAAGACCAGAGCAAGTTCAGCAAGTTCCAGGACATCGAGGTCACCAAGATCTCCAAACCCAACGACGTGGAGGCGTTCCAGATCGGCTCCGACTGGTTCTTCGTGATTGCCGACAGCTCAAAGGCGGGCTTGTCCACCCTCTACAAGTGGAACAACAAGGGATTCTATTCCTACCAGTCGCTGCACGAGTGGTACCGGGACACGGACGTCGAATACTTGGACCTGGACGGGAAGGCTCACCTCATCCTGTCGAGCCGCTCGCAGGTGCCCGTCATCTACCAGTGGAGCCGCAGCAACCAGAAGTTCGTCCTGCAAGGCGAGATCCCCAACATGGACGACGTCGTGGCCGTGAAGCACTTCCGGATCAAAGGAGACCTCTACCTGGCCATGACGCGCTACATCGGCGACTCCAAAGTCCTGTATTGGGGTCCCAAACAGTTTGCAGAGATCCAGGCGTTACCCTCGCGGGGCTCCATGGTTCTGCAGCCGTTCTCTTTCAAGGAGCGCCACTACCTGGCCCTGGGCAGCGATTACACCTTCTCCCAGATCCTCCTGTGGGATGGCGACAGGAAGGTCTTCGACCGCTTCAAGGAGGTCTACATCCAGGCGCCGCGCTCCTTCACCGTCATCTCCACCGACCGCAGGGACTTCATCTTCACCTCCAGCTTCAAAGGAAACACCCAGATCTTTGAGCACGTCCTCATTGACCTGAGCCTGTGA
- the LOC101064854 gene encoding A-kinase anchor protein 9-like isoform X1 yields MMQFSKRSESDWQGLVSEFLVCKRKLESKKDALLILSKELDTCQQERDQYKLMANQLRERHQGLKKKYRELIDGDPSLPPEKRHQVNLAQLLGNSKEREKKLTEELKELNQRLTEAQGDNKLLRMTITRQRLGDEEVGARHFPAHEREDLVRQLERAGLQLEEAEHNVKAVTDELQDVKAERNVFREKACRLNVELNHVLGNREARVIDVDALCMENRYLHDRFGQLQEEVDLLKSNILKYKTALERRKNSGKPHAALSGVLSAKQVQETLLVERGCSLPATPQSISDLKSLATALLETIHEKNLVIQHQRHTNRILGNRVADLEKKLKTLEVSGLWSLPGLTYHVSMGTGRTPDSITDGATDGLPPELRPTPVTLRPNVAPVAPPPADPGRCLRLSVLCLTFLPAQPQIWVSTPKVSHISAERHGSAVAAAGMRSAALASRPVVWGAAAIFRLLPWKPPGPTTRGNDSRGSTNGPNCCDRSSHDSWWGSGAAGSDPGTDGVSGGDAPVLLGPLAGAETDGTGGRATGAVTLTEEPSVPELGEGRSPVEEAGHEEEGAEDEELGSAVEEGEEAAVALGALSAGAGFPWLPGKHGGPDEGGNADPERTDAAMSTERPGTREVDAHRR; encoded by the exons ATGATGCAGTTTTCCAAGCGGAGCGAGAGCGACTGGCAGGGGCTCGTCAGCGAG TTCCTGGTGTGTAAACGGAAGCTGGAGAGCAAGAAGGACGCGCTGCTCATCCTGTCCAAGGAGCTGGACACCTGCCAGCAGGAGCGGGACCAGTACAAGCTGATGGCCAACCAGCTGAGAGAGCGCCACCAGGGGCTGAAGAAGAAGTACCGGGAGCTGATC GACGGCGACCCGTCGCTGCCTCCGGAGAAACGCCACCAG gtgaaCCTGGCGCAGCTCCTCGGGAATTCCAAAGAGCGAGAGAAGAAGCTGacggaggagctgaaggagctgaaccAGAGGCTGACGGAGGCGCAGGGGGACAACAAG CTCCTCAGGATGACCATCACCCGTCAGAGGCTGGGGGACGAGGAGGTGGGGGCGCGCCACTTCCCCGCGCACGAGCGGGAAGACCTGGTTCGCCAGCTGGAGAGGGCGGGGCTTCAG ctggaggaggcggagcacAACGTGAAGGCGGTGACGGACGAGCTGCAGGACGTGAAGGCGGAGCGCAACGTCTTCCGAGAGAAGGCGTGCCGGCTCAACGTGGAGCTCAACCACGTGCTGGGGAACCGCGAGGCCCGCGTCATCGACGTGGACGCCCTGTGCATGGAGAACAG GTATTTACACGACCGTTTCGGGCAACTCCAAGAGGAGGTGGACCTGCTGAAGTCCAACATCCTGAAGTACAAG ACGgctctggagaggaggaagaactcTGGGAAACCACACGCTGCCCTCAGCGGCGTCCTGTCTGCCAAACAAG tccAGGAGACGCTCCTGGTGGAGCGGGGCTGCAGCCTGCCGGCCACGCCTCAGTCCATCTCCGACCTGAAGTCTCTGGCCACGGCTCTGCTGGAGACCATCCATGAGAAGAACCTGGTCATCCAGCACCAGCGGCACACCAACAG GATCCTGGGAAACCGAGTGGCGgacctggagaagaagctgaagacgCTGGAGGTGTCGGGACTGTGGAGTCTTCCAG GCCTGACCTACCACGTATCCATGGGAACAGGGC GGACGCCTGACAGCATCACTGACGGCGCCACTGACGGCCTCCCGCCGGAGCTCCGCCCAACACCTGTCACGCTCCGCCCCAACGTGGCGCCCGTGGCGCCGCCACCCGCAG ATCCAGGAAGGtgtctccgcctctctgtgctgtGTTTAACCTTCTTGCCTGCACAGCCACAAATATGGGTCAGCACTCCCAAAGTGAGCCATATTTCAGCGGAGCGGCACGGCTCGGCCGTCGCCGCCGCCGGGATGCGGAGCGCCGCGCTCGCCTCGCGTCCTGTTGTCTGGGGCGCTGCTGCTATATTtaggctgttgccatggaagccTCCCGGTCCCACAACTCGTGGAAATGACTCGCGCGGTTCCACAAATGGACCAAACTGTT GTGACAGAAGCTCCCATGATTCATGGTGGGGAAGCGGCGCCGCTGGCAGCGACCCCGGCACAGATGGCGTCAGCGGGGGGGACGCACCTGTGCTGCTCGGGCCTCTGGCAGGGGCGGAGACGGATGGAACCGGCGGGAGAGCCACCGGAGCCGTGACCCTGACGGAAGAACCGTCCGTCCCGGAACTGGGAGAGGGGCGGAGTCCCGTGGAGGAGGCGGGGCACGAGGAGGAAGGCGCCGAGGACGAGGAGCTGGGTTCCGCcgtggaggaaggagaggaggcggCCGTGGCGCTGGGCGCCCTCTCCGCTGGCGCCGGCTTCCCGTGGCTCCCAGGCAAACACGGCGGTCCAGACGAGGGTGGGAACGCCGACCCCGAACGTACAGACGCAGCCATGTCCACGGAGCGGCCGGGTACCAGGGAGGTCGACGCCCACCGCCGATAG
- the LOC101064854 gene encoding A-kinase anchor protein 9-like isoform X2, producing the protein MMQFSKRSESDWQGLVSEFLVCKRKLESKKDALLILSKELDTCQQERDQYKLMANQLRERHQGLKKKYRELIDGDPSLPPEKRHQVNLAQLLGNSKEREKKLTEELKELNQRLTEAQGDNKLLRMTITRQRLGDEEVGARHFPAHEREDLVRQLERAGLQLEEAEHNVKAVTDELQDVKAERNVFREKACRLNVELNHVLGNREARVIDVDALCMENRYLHDRFGQLQEEVDLLKSNILKYKTALERRKNSGKPHAALSGVLSAKQVQETLLVERGCSLPATPQSISDLKSLATALLETIHEKNLVIQHQRHTNRILGNRVADLEKKLKTLEVSGLWSLPGTPDSITDGATDGLPPELRPTPVTLRPNVAPVAPPPADPGRCLRLSVLCLTFLPAQPQIWVSTPKVSHISAERHGSAVAAAGMRSAALASRPVVWGAAAIFRLLPWKPPGPTTRGNDSRGSTNGPNCCDRSSHDSWWGSGAAGSDPGTDGVSGGDAPVLLGPLAGAETDGTGGRATGAVTLTEEPSVPELGEGRSPVEEAGHEEEGAEDEELGSAVEEGEEAAVALGALSAGAGFPWLPGKHGGPDEGGNADPERTDAAMSTERPGTREVDAHRR; encoded by the exons ATGATGCAGTTTTCCAAGCGGAGCGAGAGCGACTGGCAGGGGCTCGTCAGCGAG TTCCTGGTGTGTAAACGGAAGCTGGAGAGCAAGAAGGACGCGCTGCTCATCCTGTCCAAGGAGCTGGACACCTGCCAGCAGGAGCGGGACCAGTACAAGCTGATGGCCAACCAGCTGAGAGAGCGCCACCAGGGGCTGAAGAAGAAGTACCGGGAGCTGATC GACGGCGACCCGTCGCTGCCTCCGGAGAAACGCCACCAG gtgaaCCTGGCGCAGCTCCTCGGGAATTCCAAAGAGCGAGAGAAGAAGCTGacggaggagctgaaggagctgaaccAGAGGCTGACGGAGGCGCAGGGGGACAACAAG CTCCTCAGGATGACCATCACCCGTCAGAGGCTGGGGGACGAGGAGGTGGGGGCGCGCCACTTCCCCGCGCACGAGCGGGAAGACCTGGTTCGCCAGCTGGAGAGGGCGGGGCTTCAG ctggaggaggcggagcacAACGTGAAGGCGGTGACGGACGAGCTGCAGGACGTGAAGGCGGAGCGCAACGTCTTCCGAGAGAAGGCGTGCCGGCTCAACGTGGAGCTCAACCACGTGCTGGGGAACCGCGAGGCCCGCGTCATCGACGTGGACGCCCTGTGCATGGAGAACAG GTATTTACACGACCGTTTCGGGCAACTCCAAGAGGAGGTGGACCTGCTGAAGTCCAACATCCTGAAGTACAAG ACGgctctggagaggaggaagaactcTGGGAAACCACACGCTGCCCTCAGCGGCGTCCTGTCTGCCAAACAAG tccAGGAGACGCTCCTGGTGGAGCGGGGCTGCAGCCTGCCGGCCACGCCTCAGTCCATCTCCGACCTGAAGTCTCTGGCCACGGCTCTGCTGGAGACCATCCATGAGAAGAACCTGGTCATCCAGCACCAGCGGCACACCAACAG GATCCTGGGAAACCGAGTGGCGgacctggagaagaagctgaagacgCTGGAGGTGTCGGGACTGTGGAGTCTTCCAG GGACGCCTGACAGCATCACTGACGGCGCCACTGACGGCCTCCCGCCGGAGCTCCGCCCAACACCTGTCACGCTCCGCCCCAACGTGGCGCCCGTGGCGCCGCCACCCGCAG ATCCAGGAAGGtgtctccgcctctctgtgctgtGTTTAACCTTCTTGCCTGCACAGCCACAAATATGGGTCAGCACTCCCAAAGTGAGCCATATTTCAGCGGAGCGGCACGGCTCGGCCGTCGCCGCCGCCGGGATGCGGAGCGCCGCGCTCGCCTCGCGTCCTGTTGTCTGGGGCGCTGCTGCTATATTtaggctgttgccatggaagccTCCCGGTCCCACAACTCGTGGAAATGACTCGCGCGGTTCCACAAATGGACCAAACTGTT GTGACAGAAGCTCCCATGATTCATGGTGGGGAAGCGGCGCCGCTGGCAGCGACCCCGGCACAGATGGCGTCAGCGGGGGGGACGCACCTGTGCTGCTCGGGCCTCTGGCAGGGGCGGAGACGGATGGAACCGGCGGGAGAGCCACCGGAGCCGTGACCCTGACGGAAGAACCGTCCGTCCCGGAACTGGGAGAGGGGCGGAGTCCCGTGGAGGAGGCGGGGCACGAGGAGGAAGGCGCCGAGGACGAGGAGCTGGGTTCCGCcgtggaggaaggagaggaggcggCCGTGGCGCTGGGCGCCCTCTCCGCTGGCGCCGGCTTCCCGTGGCTCCCAGGCAAACACGGCGGTCCAGACGAGGGTGGGAACGCCGACCCCGAACGTACAGACGCAGCCATGTCCACGGAGCGGCCGGGTACCAGGGAGGTCGACGCCCACCGCCGATAG
- the sepsecs gene encoding O-phosphoseryl-tRNA(Sec) selenium transferase, whose translation MNGENFSLSEKVVSASYIRQGSQARRSHEQLIRRLLEQGKCPEEGWSESTIELFLSELAVMDSNNFLGNCGVGEREGRVASSLVARRHYRLIHGIGRSGDIAAIQPKAAGSSLLNKLTNSVVLDVLKLSGVRSVASCFVVPMATGMSLTLCFLTLRHRRPKARYIVWPRIDQKSCFKAMITAGFEPVVIQNLLEGDELRTDLGAVEQKIQELGPENILCVHSTTSCFAPRVPDRLEELATMCAKYDVPHIVNNAYGVQASKCMHLIQQGARVGRIDAFVQSLDKNFMVPVGGAIIAGFDETFIQEISRMYPGRASASPSLDVLITLLALGASGYKKLLSERKDMYSLLAQELKALASSHGERLLHTPHNPVSLAMSLDALQARGNTALTQLGSMLFTRQVSGARVVPLGAEQTVSGHLFRGFMSHSESYPCPYLNAASAIGITREDVALSIKRLDKCLRSLKKGGGRRPPPPRGSHSRRTTARTEIKSPLST comes from the exons ATGAACGGCGAGAACTTCAGCCTGAGCGAGAAGGTCGTGTCTGCCTCCTACATCCGTCAGGGGAGTCAGGCTCGCCGCAGCCACGAGCAGCTCATCAGACGCCTGCTGGAGCAG GGCAAGTGTCCCGAGGAAGGATGGAGCGAGAGCACCATCGAGCTCTTCCTGAGCGAGCTGGCCGTGATGGACAGCAACAACTTCCTGGGTAACTGTGGGGTGGGAGAGCGAGAAGGTCGGGTGGCCTCCAGCCTGGTGGCTCGGCGACATTACAG GCTGATCCACGGTATCGGCCGGTCCGGCGACATCGCTGCCATTCAGCCCAAAGCCGCAGGATCCAGTTTGCTCAATAAGCTGACCAACTCGGTCGTGCTGGACGTCTTGAAGCTCTCCG GCGTCCGAAGTGTAGCTAGCTGCTTCGTCGTTCCCATGGCAACGGGGATGAGCTTGACCCTGTGTTTCCTGACCCTCCGTCATCGCAGGCCCAAGGCTCGTTACATCGTTTGGCCCCGCATCGACCAGAAGTCGTGCTTCAAAGCCATGATCACCGCAG GTTTCGAACCGGTGGTGatccagaaccttctggagGGCGATGAGCTACGGACGGACCTGGGCGCCGTGGAACAGAAGATCCAGGAACTGGGACCTGAGAACATCCTGTGTGTTCATTCCACAACTTCCTGCTTCGCCCCGCGCGTCCCCGACAG gctggaggagctggccaCCATGTGCGCCAAGTACGACGTTCCACACATCGTGAACAACGCGTATGGCGTGCAGGCGTCCAAGTGCATGCACCTGATCCAGCAG GGCGCCCGTGTCGGGAGGATCGACGCCTTTGTGCAGAGCCTGGACAAGAACTTCATGGTTCCAGTAGGCGGCGCTATTATCGCAGGTTTTGATGAGACCTTCATTCAGGAGATCAGCAGGATGTACCCCG GTCGAGCGTCGGCCTCGCCGTCCCTGGACGTCCTCATCACCCTCCTGGCTCTGGGAGCCAGCGGCTACAAGAAGCTCCTGTCAGAGCGAAAG GACATGTATTCCCTGCTGGCCCAGGAGCTGAAGGCCCTGGCCTCGTCCCACGGGGAGCGGCTGCTGCACACCCCTCACAACCCCGTCTCCCTGG CCATGTCCTTGGACGCCCTCCAGGCTCGGGGCAACACGGCGCTGACCCAGCTGGGCTCCATGCTCTTCACGCGGCAGGTGTCAGGAGCCAG GGTGGTACCGCTGGGCGCCGAGCAGACCGTGAGCGGACACCTGTTCCGCGGCTTCATGTCCCACTCGGAGTCGTACCCGTGTCCTTACCTGAACGCCGCCTCGGCCATCGGCATCACCCGTGAAGACGTGGCGCTGTCCATCAAGAGACTGGACAAGTGTCTGAGGAGCCtgaagaaagggggggggcggcggcccccccccccacgggggAGTCACAGCCGGAGGACGACGGCCAGGACTGAAATAAAATCACCTCTGTCAACTTGA
- the LOC101064854 gene encoding coiled-coil domain-containing protein 149-like isoform X3: MMQFSKRSESDWQGLVSEFLVCKRKLESKKDALLILSKELDTCQQERDQYKLMANQLRERHQGLKKKYRELIDGDPSLPPEKRHQVNLAQLLGNSKEREKKLTEELKELNQRLTEAQGDNKLLRMTITRQRLGDEEVGARHFPAHEREDLVRQLERAGLQLEEAEHNVKAVTDELQDVKAERNVFREKACRLNVELNHVLGNREARVIDVDALCMENRYLHDRFGQLQEEVDLLKSNILKYKTALERRKNSGKPHAALSGVLSAKQVQETLLVERGCSLPATPQSISDLKSLATALLETIHEKNLVIQHQRHTNRILGNRVADLEKKLKTLEVSGLWSLPGLTYHVSMGTGRTPDSITDGATDGLPPELRPTPVTLRPNVAPVAPPPAGDRSSHDSWWGSGAAGSDPGTDGVSGGDAPVLLGPLAGAETDGTGGRATGAVTLTEEPSVPELGEGRSPVEEAGHEEEGAEDEELGSAVEEGEEAAVALGALSAGAGFPWLPGKHGGPDEGGNADPERTDAAMSTERPGTREVDAHRR, encoded by the exons ATGATGCAGTTTTCCAAGCGGAGCGAGAGCGACTGGCAGGGGCTCGTCAGCGAG TTCCTGGTGTGTAAACGGAAGCTGGAGAGCAAGAAGGACGCGCTGCTCATCCTGTCCAAGGAGCTGGACACCTGCCAGCAGGAGCGGGACCAGTACAAGCTGATGGCCAACCAGCTGAGAGAGCGCCACCAGGGGCTGAAGAAGAAGTACCGGGAGCTGATC GACGGCGACCCGTCGCTGCCTCCGGAGAAACGCCACCAG gtgaaCCTGGCGCAGCTCCTCGGGAATTCCAAAGAGCGAGAGAAGAAGCTGacggaggagctgaaggagctgaaccAGAGGCTGACGGAGGCGCAGGGGGACAACAAG CTCCTCAGGATGACCATCACCCGTCAGAGGCTGGGGGACGAGGAGGTGGGGGCGCGCCACTTCCCCGCGCACGAGCGGGAAGACCTGGTTCGCCAGCTGGAGAGGGCGGGGCTTCAG ctggaggaggcggagcacAACGTGAAGGCGGTGACGGACGAGCTGCAGGACGTGAAGGCGGAGCGCAACGTCTTCCGAGAGAAGGCGTGCCGGCTCAACGTGGAGCTCAACCACGTGCTGGGGAACCGCGAGGCCCGCGTCATCGACGTGGACGCCCTGTGCATGGAGAACAG GTATTTACACGACCGTTTCGGGCAACTCCAAGAGGAGGTGGACCTGCTGAAGTCCAACATCCTGAAGTACAAG ACGgctctggagaggaggaagaactcTGGGAAACCACACGCTGCCCTCAGCGGCGTCCTGTCTGCCAAACAAG tccAGGAGACGCTCCTGGTGGAGCGGGGCTGCAGCCTGCCGGCCACGCCTCAGTCCATCTCCGACCTGAAGTCTCTGGCCACGGCTCTGCTGGAGACCATCCATGAGAAGAACCTGGTCATCCAGCACCAGCGGCACACCAACAG GATCCTGGGAAACCGAGTGGCGgacctggagaagaagctgaagacgCTGGAGGTGTCGGGACTGTGGAGTCTTCCAG GCCTGACCTACCACGTATCCATGGGAACAGGGC GGACGCCTGACAGCATCACTGACGGCGCCACTGACGGCCTCCCGCCGGAGCTCCGCCCAACACCTGTCACGCTCCGCCCCAACGTGGCGCCCGTGGCGCCGCCACCCGCAG GTGACAGAAGCTCCCATGATTCATGGTGGGGAAGCGGCGCCGCTGGCAGCGACCCCGGCACAGATGGCGTCAGCGGGGGGGACGCACCTGTGCTGCTCGGGCCTCTGGCAGGGGCGGAGACGGATGGAACCGGCGGGAGAGCCACCGGAGCCGTGACCCTGACGGAAGAACCGTCCGTCCCGGAACTGGGAGAGGGGCGGAGTCCCGTGGAGGAGGCGGGGCACGAGGAGGAAGGCGCCGAGGACGAGGAGCTGGGTTCCGCcgtggaggaaggagaggaggcggCCGTGGCGCTGGGCGCCCTCTCCGCTGGCGCCGGCTTCCCGTGGCTCCCAGGCAAACACGGCGGTCCAGACGAGGGTGGGAACGCCGACCCCGAACGTACAGACGCAGCCATGTCCACGGAGCGGCCGGGTACCAGGGAGGTCGACGCCCACCGCCGATAG